One window of Cervus elaphus chromosome 2, mCerEla1.1, whole genome shotgun sequence genomic DNA carries:
- the IFITM5 gene encoding interferon-induced transmembrane protein 5: MDTSYPREDPRAPTPRKADGNTHTALTLGAPRPPPRDHLIWSVFSTLYLNLCCLGFLALAYSIKARDQKVAGDLEAARRLGSKAKCYNILATVWALVPPLLLLALVVTGALHLSRLAKGSAAFFSTKFDDSDYD, translated from the exons ATGGACACGTCGTACCCCCGCGAGGACCCCCGGGCCCCGACGCCCCGCAAGGCCGACGGCAACACCCACACGGCCCTGACGCTGGGGGCGCCCCGACCCCCACCTCGAGACCACTTGATCTGGTCTGTGTTCAGCACCCTCTACCTGAACCTGTGCTGCCTCGGCTTCCTGGCGCTGGCCTACTCCATCAAG GCCCGAGACCAGAAGGTGGCTGGAGATCTGGAGGCAGCCCGGCGTCTCGGCTCCAAAGCCAAGTGCTACAACATCCTGGCCACGGTGTGGGCGCTGGTGccgccactgctgctgctggcgCTGGTGGTGACCGGCGCCCTGCACCTGTCTCGGCTGGCCAAGGGCTCCGCCGCCTTCTTCAGCACCAAGTTCGATGACTCCGACTATGACTGA